In one window of Leptospira sp. GIMC2001 DNA:
- a CDS encoding glutathione peroxidase has protein sequence MSFHSFKVKNIQGKEIDLSAYKGKVVLAVNVASKCGFTSQYESLEAIYKKYKDKGFVIIGFPANNFGSQEPGSNDQIAEFCKLNYGVSFDMMSKISVKGDDKHEVYKFLTESGSEKGDVKWNFEKFLIGKDGSIIGRYGSSVKPDSKELTSAIEQSL, from the coding sequence ATGAGTTTTCACAGTTTTAAAGTAAAAAATATCCAGGGCAAAGAAATCGATTTATCAGCTTATAAAGGCAAAGTCGTCTTAGCCGTAAACGTTGCATCCAAATGCGGATTCACATCTCAATATGAAAGTTTGGAAGCAATTTATAAAAAATACAAAGATAAAGGTTTCGTTATCATTGGATTTCCTGCGAATAATTTTGGATCACAAGAGCCCGGATCAAATGATCAGATTGCGGAATTTTGCAAATTGAACTACGGAGTTTCATTTGATATGATGAGTAAGATTTCTGTGAAAGGTGATGATAAGCACGAAGTCTATAAATTTCTGACAGAATCAGGATCTGAGAAAGGTGATGTAAAATGGAATTTCGAAAAATTTCTCATTGGTAAGGATGGCTCGATCATCGGAAGATATGGATCATCTGTGAAACCAGACTCTAAAGAATTGACTTCAGCGATCGAACAATCTCTCTAA
- a CDS encoding ankyrin repeat domain-containing protein codes for MTEQVEELRKLLQERKEKDPLPKDKYGNTALFWALKLGSEPLVDILIEQNSDPLEQNNDGATALSGILFKRSDSNFAKCIKAIKKDTTLPRENNGKNLIHKFIEAREFDWLEDLLPIVSENDLRLIDNENRSPLHSIGSDDSEEFNEIVEIIINKFPQLIQIKNPEGQTPIHTACEYNNSNFLHILLNNDFTKDLIDINDRDNIGNTALILAAESDAVECLPLLIENSTNLMARNDADDTAFKIADREKYTHAFQILKNALKKEIRTKKEIGDQEFLNLVQFGKTEAILKPEDLAGLKLLD; via the coding sequence ATGACAGAACAAGTGGAAGAGTTAAGAAAACTGCTTCAGGAAAGAAAGGAAAAAGATCCACTTCCAAAAGATAAATACGGTAATACTGCATTATTCTGGGCTCTGAAATTAGGTTCAGAGCCACTTGTTGATATACTAATTGAACAGAATTCTGATCCATTAGAACAAAACAATGACGGAGCAACTGCCCTATCCGGAATTTTATTCAAAAGATCAGATTCCAATTTTGCAAAATGTATAAAAGCAATTAAGAAAGATACGACACTTCCAAGAGAAAATAATGGAAAAAATTTAATTCATAAATTTATCGAAGCAAGGGAATTCGATTGGTTAGAAGATTTATTGCCTATAGTCAGCGAAAATGATCTTCGATTGATAGATAATGAGAATCGCTCGCCTTTGCATAGTATTGGTTCGGATGACTCAGAAGAATTCAATGAGATTGTAGAAATAATTATAAATAAATTTCCTCAACTGATTCAGATCAAAAACCCAGAGGGGCAAACTCCCATTCACACGGCATGCGAATATAATAATTCAAATTTTTTGCATATTCTATTGAACAACGATTTTACGAAGGATCTTATCGATATAAACGATAGAGATAATATTGGAAATACGGCATTAATACTCGCTGCAGAATCGGATGCTGTAGAATGCTTACCACTATTGATTGAGAATTCGACTAATCTGATGGCTCGAAATGATGCAGATGATACAGCCTTTAAAATCGCTGATCGTGAGAAGTATACCCATGCATTTCAAATTTTAAAAAATGCCTTAAAGAAGGAAATACGAACAAAGAAAGAAATTGGAGACCAAGAATTTTTGAATCTAGTTCAATTTGGCAAGACCGAAGCTATTCTAAAACCAGAAGATCTTGCCGGTTTGAAATTGTTGGATTAG
- a CDS encoding GMC oxidoreductase, which produces MSSSSNDSNQVFDFVVIGSGFGGSVSAMRLSQKGYSVAVIESGKRWNASDFPKTNWSLSKYLWMPKLFCYGIQRINLLKDFLLVSGAGVGGGSLVYACTLYVPGKKFFQSPTYSKMGGEKSLLPFYTIAKTMLGVEENPKLWEPDDYLKETAKEFGVEDTFRKTPVGIYFGSEGSKKKIVNGDPYFAGDGPERNPCNYCGGCMVGCRYKAKNTLDKNYLFFAEKLGTVVIPETKVVSIVPLDFDGKPDPNSRGKFGYKIETESTTGWFGYPKKSFIAKSVIVSGSVMGTVGLLSKMKQEGKLPLISHRLGDVVRTNSETILPITVYGKKVDFSKGIAITSSVHPDEHTHIEPVRYSKGSDFFGLLGSAFVDGGGSIPRWLKWLWTIVSRPVYFIKASNPFGLAQKSVILLVMQTIDNSVKLVRKRRIIWPFQKTMTSALTSGERTPTYIPIANEFAKVMAKKMGGIPRSSISDVVLDAPITGHIMGGSIVGENSDEGVIDYENKVHGYENLRICDASMLTVNLGVNPSLTITALTERAMTFIPTKSGFKPNVFAFEKNQGIDSIVFNGNRKSISTRDDRTSGRVKKTASGKKGKRSTSKR; this is translated from the coding sequence ATGTCATCATCGTCTAACGATTCCAATCAAGTTTTTGACTTCGTTGTTATAGGCTCCGGTTTCGGAGGTAGCGTATCAGCGATGCGATTATCACAGAAAGGATATTCAGTTGCAGTTATTGAATCTGGTAAAAGATGGAATGCTTCTGATTTCCCTAAGACTAACTGGTCTCTTTCCAAATATTTATGGATGCCTAAACTTTTTTGTTATGGAATCCAAAGGATCAATCTTCTAAAAGATTTTTTATTAGTAAGTGGAGCCGGAGTTGGTGGTGGCTCTCTCGTTTATGCATGCACACTTTATGTTCCAGGAAAAAAGTTTTTTCAGTCGCCAACCTATTCAAAAATGGGTGGAGAGAAATCCCTTTTGCCTTTTTATACAATCGCTAAGACTATGCTTGGGGTAGAAGAAAATCCAAAATTATGGGAGCCAGATGATTATCTCAAAGAAACCGCCAAGGAATTCGGAGTGGAAGATACATTTCGCAAAACGCCTGTAGGAATTTATTTTGGATCAGAAGGAAGTAAAAAGAAAATCGTAAATGGTGATCCGTACTTCGCAGGTGATGGTCCAGAAAGAAACCCTTGCAACTACTGTGGTGGATGCATGGTTGGATGCCGCTATAAAGCTAAAAATACTTTGGACAAAAATTATCTATTTTTTGCAGAGAAATTGGGAACAGTTGTAATTCCTGAGACAAAAGTTGTTTCTATCGTTCCTCTTGATTTCGATGGTAAGCCTGATCCTAATTCACGAGGCAAATTTGGATACAAAATCGAAACCGAATCGACTACTGGGTGGTTTGGATATCCTAAGAAATCTTTTATTGCCAAGAGTGTTATCGTCTCAGGTAGCGTGATGGGAACTGTTGGTCTACTTAGTAAGATGAAACAAGAAGGTAAACTTCCTCTCATATCTCATAGATTAGGTGATGTTGTACGTACCAATTCTGAAACTATACTTCCGATCACTGTGTACGGAAAAAAGGTCGATTTCTCCAAAGGAATCGCTATCACATCAAGTGTTCATCCGGATGAACATACCCATATAGAGCCTGTTAGATATTCGAAAGGATCCGATTTCTTCGGACTTCTCGGATCTGCTTTTGTCGATGGAGGCGGATCCATCCCCAGATGGCTCAAATGGCTTTGGACGATTGTCAGTCGTCCTGTATATTTCATCAAAGCATCCAACCCATTTGGACTTGCGCAGAAGTCCGTAATATTGCTTGTGATGCAAACGATTGATAACTCGGTCAAACTTGTAAGAAAACGTAGAATTATCTGGCCTTTTCAGAAAACGATGACGTCTGCTCTCACGTCCGGTGAACGCACTCCGACCTATATTCCGATCGCAAATGAATTCGCCAAAGTCATGGCGAAGAAGATGGGCGGAATTCCTAGATCATCTATTTCTGATGTAGTTTTGGATGCACCAATCACAGGACATATAATGGGCGGATCAATTGTTGGAGAGAATTCAGATGAAGGAGTGATAGATTATGAGAACAAAGTGCACGGTTACGAGAACCTTCGCATATGTGATGCATCTATGCTCACGGTAAATCTTGGTGTGAATCCAAGCCTTACCATTACAGCTCTCACAGAACGAGCTATGACTTTTATACCAACCAAGTCTGGTTTTAAACCGAATGTTTTTGCATTTGAAAAAAATCAAGGTATCGATTCCATAGTATTCAATGGAAACCGAAAGTCTATTTCGACTCGTGATGACAGAACAAGTGGAAGAGTTAAGAAAACTGCTTCAGGAAAGAAAGGAAAAAGATCCACTTCCAAAAGATAA
- a CDS encoding M23 family metallopeptidase, whose product MANRTNWIAENFAAPVGSETAKGFYIAQGFGEPNPRFRNSRHLGEDWNYNAGGDSDFAAPVYSIGRGIITYRGDIGGGWGKVVRICHKLGDNLRMKFNTQYLESIYAHLYDFEVDVGQEIQEGQWIGSMGDANGSYLSHLHFEIRTDPNEELGGGYDKEIPNYYLNPVDFLRNFQKSIALPQTTSIQN is encoded by the coding sequence ATGGCAAATCGTACCAATTGGATTGCGGAGAATTTTGCTGCTCCTGTTGGGTCTGAGACAGCAAAAGGCTTTTATATAGCCCAAGGATTCGGAGAACCCAATCCAAGATTTCGAAATTCGAGACATCTTGGAGAAGATTGGAATTATAATGCTGGTGGAGATAGTGATTTTGCCGCACCTGTTTACAGTATTGGGAGAGGGATCATTACCTATCGAGGGGATATCGGAGGCGGTTGGGGAAAAGTTGTACGCATCTGCCATAAGTTAGGTGACAATCTCCGAATGAAATTCAATACTCAATATCTAGAAAGTATTTATGCGCATTTATATGATTTCGAAGTAGACGTGGGACAGGAAATACAGGAAGGGCAATGGATTGGCTCGATGGGTGACGCAAATGGCAGCTACCTTTCACATCTTCATTTTGAAATCCGTACCGATCCGAACGAGGAACTCGGAGGCGGCTATGATAAAGAGATTCCAAATTATTATCTAAATCCTGTGGATTTTTTAAGAAATTTCCAAAAAAGTATTGCCTTGCCACAAACAACTAGTATCCAGAACTAA
- a CDS encoding PilZ domain-containing protein, with amino-acid sequence MQASLYRPVLPPVSIQFEIIPLPPKHKEISTRGISFQNDSEIELGTTLNVSIKTISITGSIDFSAKVLKCVPVPNKGYFEIYANFFDLEHDKEDEILDFLENI; translated from the coding sequence ATGCAAGCTTCACTCTATCGCCCAGTACTTCCACCGGTTTCAATCCAATTTGAAATTATTCCTTTGCCACCTAAACATAAAGAAATTTCTACTCGAGGAATATCTTTTCAAAATGACTCAGAAATTGAATTGGGTACCACTTTAAATGTTTCGATCAAGACGATTAGCATTACTGGTTCCATTGATTTTTCCGCAAAAGTTTTAAAGTGCGTTCCGGTTCCCAATAAAGGTTATTTTGAAATCTATGCGAATTTCTTCGATCTTGAGCATGACAAGGAAGATGAAATTTTAGATTTTCTAGAAAATATATAA
- a CDS encoding CPBP family intramembrane glutamic endopeptidase, with product MYPTILKVILITFVLLCIQFAFGILIAIFKDTEYFNSFRDYIISGSNVIAIFAVSLYAFRKSKLNLMDMMSFRKDTTILIFPALAITYALHIVGAFLSVMVFQNSTVSQGFVESSAEYLPINQIPLYFLLVVVAPITEELYFRGFAFLGLMRNYSFFVSMLVSTLLFCVIHLNPSQMVGAALIGVFSCYLLYLTKNIVFSILIHAMYNGLFLVLPPLISKFNLHSEIWHYKTSIYTFDLIDFSGIILLLIGIPLFLFLKSKIRIEQNMDQFIQPIENPDELIA from the coding sequence ATGTACCCAACGATATTAAAAGTCATTCTAATAACTTTTGTTTTGCTATGCATACAGTTTGCTTTTGGAATTTTAATTGCGATTTTCAAAGACACCGAATATTTTAATTCATTTAGAGACTACATCATTTCAGGATCAAATGTTATTGCGATATTTGCTGTAAGTCTCTATGCATTTCGCAAAAGTAAATTGAATTTAATGGATATGATGTCCTTTCGCAAAGACACAACTATCTTGATTTTTCCAGCATTAGCAATCACTTATGCGTTGCATATAGTTGGAGCTTTTCTTTCAGTTATGGTTTTTCAAAATAGCACCGTTTCGCAAGGTTTTGTTGAATCCTCTGCAGAATACCTTCCTATCAATCAGATTCCTCTGTATTTCTTGCTGGTGGTTGTCGCTCCTATCACAGAAGAATTGTATTTTCGAGGATTCGCTTTTCTTGGATTGATGCGTAACTATTCTTTTTTTGTTTCTATGTTAGTTTCTACATTGTTGTTTTGTGTTATTCATTTGAATCCTTCTCAGATGGTAGGAGCAGCATTGATTGGTGTTTTTTCCTGCTATCTATTGTACTTAACGAAGAATATAGTTTTCTCAATACTAATACACGCGATGTACAATGGACTATTTCTCGTTCTTCCACCATTGATTAGTAAATTTAATTTGCATTCGGAAATTTGGCACTACAAGACATCCATTTATACTTTTGATCTAATTGATTTTTCCGGAATCATTTTATTATTGATCGGAATTCCTTTATTCTTATTTCTCAAAAGCAAGATTAGAATTGAGCAAAACATGGATCAATTTATTCAACCTATAGAAAATCCAGATGAGCTTATTGCTTGA
- a CDS encoding MutS-related protein, whose product MRKKLQHRIEKVSSRISRIESKLSTTASFRLFTFLSIPACALILYFYQIDLILSIFPFIGTILVFYVFVKRYNLQEDFKNRLVSYNDFLSREILRAEKKTKDLFRSIPVADSIRNNHPFCEDLNIFEKDGLFSLIDTTSTEQGEKLFLSNLLQSKSETYEEIINRQTTVKRFSNNIWFSYQFIRKASEDWEFFLGKKWETNGWKRSNSGFYSKRKILRKIFPILSIVGSTTIFASMIFQLPFGASFFILNTVIFLMYRRDSLKEFQFLESVTKRSNQTERLILQINRIDKKWKNEDIKKSFQTYRSAVSSVWSAPLAHFMMNAFFLHDLWKLRSIEKWTIEYSDSMKIWIERLEVIDSLMPFIHLHYTYPTWNFPTIDPKNRSISGLDLTHPLLQENSAVANPLNEISEGSVLLITGSNMSGKTTYMRTIGTNILLALCGGVVSAKTLTLPPLRILCSVKNQDSLTEGISLFYAEARRLAEIFKSIESNDSKYLILLDEILKGTNTKERFLASEFIIKRLQGSSAYTLCTTHDLDLAKLPNLTLKHFTEKIVDDAMSFDFQIRDGVVATTNAIFILRKEGVVQ is encoded by the coding sequence ATGAGAAAAAAACTCCAACATCGCATTGAGAAAGTTTCTTCACGAATTTCGAGAATTGAATCTAAGCTCTCAACAACAGCGAGTTTTAGACTTTTCACCTTTTTATCCATACCTGCTTGCGCTCTAATACTTTACTTCTACCAGATTGATCTCATTCTCTCGATATTTCCTTTTATTGGAACCATATTAGTATTTTATGTATTTGTAAAACGATACAATTTGCAGGAAGATTTCAAGAATCGTTTAGTTTCTTATAATGATTTTCTTTCTAGAGAAATCCTTCGCGCTGAGAAGAAAACAAAAGATTTATTCCGGTCTATACCTGTCGCAGATAGTATTCGAAACAATCATCCATTCTGTGAAGATTTAAATATATTCGAAAAAGATGGACTGTTTAGTTTAATAGATACAACTTCCACTGAGCAAGGAGAAAAGTTATTCCTAAGTAATCTATTACAATCTAAATCAGAGACTTATGAAGAGATCATAAATCGACAAACTACTGTTAAACGATTTTCCAATAACATTTGGTTTAGTTATCAGTTCATAAGAAAAGCATCTGAAGATTGGGAGTTTTTTCTAGGTAAAAAATGGGAGACAAATGGCTGGAAAAGATCTAATTCAGGATTCTACTCCAAGCGAAAAATTCTAAGAAAAATATTTCCAATTCTATCAATTGTTGGATCCACCACAATTTTTGCTTCTATGATTTTCCAGCTCCCATTTGGTGCAAGTTTCTTCATTCTAAATACGGTAATCTTCCTTATGTATAGAAGAGACAGCCTAAAAGAATTTCAATTTCTTGAATCAGTTACTAAACGTTCTAATCAAACAGAGCGTCTCATCCTACAAATCAATCGTATTGATAAAAAATGGAAAAATGAAGATATAAAAAAATCTTTTCAGACCTATCGATCAGCAGTATCATCAGTCTGGAGTGCTCCGCTAGCTCACTTTATGATGAATGCTTTCTTCCTCCATGATCTATGGAAATTACGTAGCATAGAAAAATGGACTATAGAATACTCTGACTCAATGAAAATTTGGATCGAACGATTAGAGGTCATTGATTCTCTGATGCCTTTTATTCATTTGCATTATACTTATCCAACATGGAATTTTCCAACAATAGATCCCAAGAACCGATCGATTTCTGGTTTAGATTTAACACATCCGCTGCTACAAGAAAATTCCGCTGTGGCAAATCCACTGAATGAGATCTCTGAAGGATCTGTTCTTTTAATTACTGGTTCCAATATGTCCGGCAAAACAACATATATGCGAACGATTGGTACGAATATTCTTCTAGCTCTCTGCGGTGGTGTCGTAAGTGCCAAGACGCTTACTCTTCCTCCATTGAGAATTCTCTGTTCCGTCAAAAACCAAGATTCACTAACAGAAGGAATTTCTCTTTTTTATGCAGAAGCAAGAAGGCTAGCTGAAATTTTTAAATCGATTGAATCGAATGATTCGAAATATTTGATACTATTGGATGAAATATTAAAGGGAACCAATACAAAAGAAAGGTTTCTCGCTTCAGAATTTATAATTAAGCGTCTGCAAGGATCCAGCGCCTACACATTGTGCACAACTCATGATTTAGATCTAGCTAAGCTTCCGAATCTTACCCTAAAACATTTTACCGAGAAAATAGTTGATGATGCTATGAGTTTCGATTTTCAGATAAGAGATGGAGTTGTAGCGACCACCAATGCGATCTTTATTCTAAGAAAAGAAGGAGTCGTTCAGTAA
- a CDS encoding TRAP transporter large permease — MGSLGLIVLLVLLVLLGQPLFVIMGSVTAYCFLFLGEGDLTGIIEDIYYGADKEILLAIPLFILAGNLMTYGSIARRLIDMGRAYTAPIPSGLAIAGVFACAIFAAISGSSPVTLIAIGGIMYPALQKAGYDKQFSMGLLTSGGTLGIIIPPSIPMIIYAIMVGVSVTDLFKAGIGPGILLVFMLMGYSMYKGWNMPRGKWVLKEIGESTLKGFLALMMPVIILGGIYSGIFTATESAAIAVMYALFVELVIHRELKVTKIPQILVESAEMLGSLLLILLLATSLNKFLTIEQVPQSMVEYMSTLITSPIAFIIGVNILLLIVGFFMDIMSAILVLAPLLAPMAASYGINPIHFGIIMIVNLEIGYITPPVGINLFVASGIFKEALGDVIKSVVPIIGIFLVALMLISFIPQIALFTLPNETTEMKAPDVPGTNMEEEEEIPPGGSFLDKY, encoded by the coding sequence ATGGGTTCCTTAGGTTTAATCGTTCTTTTAGTACTTCTTGTACTTCTTGGTCAACCACTATTCGTTATCATGGGCTCGGTTACTGCGTATTGTTTTCTATTCTTGGGAGAGGGAGACCTCACAGGAATAATAGAAGATATCTATTACGGTGCTGACAAAGAGATCTTACTCGCAATCCCACTGTTTATTCTAGCAGGTAACTTGATGACCTATGGAAGTATTGCTCGAAGACTCATTGATATGGGTCGAGCTTATACTGCACCCATTCCATCTGGGCTTGCAATTGCTGGGGTTTTTGCTTGTGCGATTTTTGCTGCGATTTCTGGCTCAAGTCCTGTAACACTGATTGCGATTGGTGGAATCATGTACCCTGCTCTTCAAAAAGCTGGCTATGATAAGCAATTTAGCATGGGTCTACTAACATCTGGTGGAACTTTAGGAATCATCATTCCTCCGAGTATCCCGATGATCATCTATGCTATTATGGTGGGAGTGTCCGTTACTGATCTTTTCAAAGCAGGAATTGGACCTGGAATTCTACTAGTCTTCATGCTTATGGGTTACTCCATGTATAAGGGCTGGAATATGCCACGTGGCAAATGGGTTCTCAAAGAGATCGGTGAATCAACACTCAAAGGATTCCTCGCTCTAATGATGCCAGTTATTATTCTAGGTGGAATCTACTCAGGAATTTTTACAGCAACTGAATCAGCGGCTATCGCTGTGATGTATGCTCTGTTTGTAGAACTTGTCATTCATAGAGAATTGAAGGTAACAAAAATTCCTCAGATTCTTGTAGAAAGTGCTGAGATGTTAGGATCTCTACTTTTGATCTTGCTTCTTGCTACTAGTTTGAATAAGTTCCTCACAATCGAACAAGTTCCACAAAGCATGGTTGAATACATGTCGACTTTGATTACAAGTCCAATTGCATTCATCATTGGAGTGAACATTTTGTTACTGATTGTTGGATTCTTTATGGATATCATGTCGGCAATTCTTGTATTGGCACCACTGCTTGCGCCTATGGCTGCTTCATACGGAATCAATCCAATCCATTTTGGAATCATCATGATTGTGAACTTAGAAATTGGTTATATCACACCTCCAGTTGGTATCAACCTATTCGTTGCATCAGGAATTTTCAAAGAAGCTTTGGGTGATGTGATCAAGTCCGTAGTTCCGATCATTGGAATCTTTCTTGTAGCATTGATGCTAATTTCTTTCATTCCTCAGATTGCTTTGTTCACTCTACCGAATGAAACAACTGAAATGAAAGCACCTGATGTTCCAGGAACGAATATGGAAGAAGAGGAAGAAATTCCTCCGGGTGGAAGCTTTTTAGATAAATATTAG
- a CDS encoding TRAP transporter small permease, whose protein sequence is MTNTIKKIIGGITIVEKVFGGLCFAILALLMAMDVGSREIFNEGIEWAQKGAIILMIWGGFIGAALTTAKGGHLRPEIADKLWPEKFKPFLKVIEHLIVTGFCVFLFYLSLEHLQAVQANGDIHPVIVGLPLWVVNIIFPYVFVSMAFRHFVFAIVPSLRPDDYGETSKVLDEFEKEEVGY, encoded by the coding sequence GTGACGAATACTATAAAAAAAATAATCGGTGGAATCACCATCGTTGAAAAAGTTTTTGGCGGACTCTGTTTCGCCATTCTCGCACTCCTTATGGCTATGGACGTGGGAAGCAGAGAAATTTTCAACGAAGGAATTGAATGGGCTCAGAAAGGTGCAATCATTCTGATGATTTGGGGTGGTTTTATTGGGGCTGCACTTACAACTGCGAAAGGGGGTCACCTAAGACCAGAGATCGCAGATAAGTTATGGCCTGAGAAATTCAAACCATTTCTAAAAGTAATAGAACATTTGATTGTAACTGGATTCTGCGTTTTCTTGTTCTATCTTTCTTTAGAACATTTGCAAGCAGTTCAAGCAAATGGTGATATCCATCCGGTGATCGTTGGCTTACCTCTATGGGTAGTCAATATCATTTTTCCTTATGTATTCGTCTCAATGGCTTTCAGGCATTTTGTATTTGCAATAGTACCATCTCTGAGACCAGACGATTACGGCGAAACATCCAAAGTCTTGGACGAATTTGAAAAAGAAGAGGTGGGATACTGA
- a CDS encoding TRAP transporter substrate-binding protein, with protein MNKLQTTLLIASVGILTFAGSVNAQTRVKLASVAPQGTPWADVMYAIQKRINSESGGKYNVKVYPGGQLGGENEILAGVRGGRIEFAGLTTGAVANVVPELNVLEMPYLFDNIGQADCVLDNHLIEPVSGLLTSKGMVFISWAENGFRSIGMKGKAIKVPADLSGVKVRSQEAKTHIQFWKSVGASPIPIAIPEVLPALQTGVVTAFDNTPLFTMAAEWQTTIDNFTFTKHIYQPALIVVSKSFHDKQPAENRSIIVGKTNELAGEVRKGVRALDGRLVATLKKTGVAIHNPSAAELAQWKAASAGQEKTVLPKLGGKSKAIYDAVIKGKSACK; from the coding sequence ATGAACAAATTACAAACAACACTCTTGATCGCATCAGTAGGGATCTTAACATTTGCAGGTAGTGTAAATGCGCAGACTCGAGTAAAACTAGCATCGGTTGCGCCACAAGGTACTCCTTGGGCAGATGTTATGTACGCAATCCAAAAAAGAATTAATTCTGAAAGCGGTGGCAAATACAACGTAAAAGTTTATCCTGGTGGACAGCTCGGTGGTGAGAACGAAATCCTCGCTGGTGTTCGCGGGGGAAGAATTGAATTCGCAGGTTTAACGACTGGAGCTGTTGCGAACGTAGTACCTGAACTCAACGTATTAGAGATGCCTTATCTATTTGATAACATTGGACAGGCAGATTGTGTTCTGGACAATCATTTGATTGAGCCAGTTTCTGGATTACTTACATCTAAAGGAATGGTATTTATTTCTTGGGCGGAGAATGGTTTTCGTTCCATCGGTATGAAAGGCAAAGCAATCAAAGTTCCTGCGGATCTTTCTGGTGTAAAAGTGAGATCACAAGAAGCTAAGACACATATCCAATTTTGGAAAAGTGTTGGTGCAAGTCCAATTCCTATTGCGATACCAGAAGTTCTTCCAGCTCTTCAAACAGGTGTTGTAACAGCATTTGACAACACTCCTTTGTTTACAATGGCTGCTGAATGGCAAACTACTATCGACAATTTTACCTTCACAAAACATATCTACCAACCAGCTCTAATCGTTGTTAGCAAAAGCTTTCATGACAAACAACCAGCGGAGAACAGATCTATCATCGTTGGAAAAACCAACGAACTCGCAGGCGAAGTTAGAAAAGGCGTTCGTGCTCTTGATGGAAGACTTGTGGCTACTCTAAAGAAAACTGGAGTTGCAATTCACAATCCGTCTGCGGCTGAGCTTGCACAATGGAAAGCAGCTTCTGCTGGACAAGAGAAAACCGTATTGCCTAAGCTAGGTGGCAAATCGAAAGCGATTTATGATGCTGTGATAAAAGGCAAATCTGCCTGCAAATAA
- a CDS encoding TRAP transporter TatT component family protein, protein MFNNSNRFLPVGISLVAALLLTVNCATSRTVTYTKSFIPRDAKPAAIPASTLKLYNNRQVKADLAQSIDELTAFVEANPGHYDAMVMLCRGHYLMADGHLYIEIAPDKSNAKAIQKEQGKHFDLGVKWCERAMATNEAFYKKVAVGGGDVVTALPDLTINEIDALYWSYANLAKWSRIEGLMTLLENKSKFTAIVARVESLNPKYFHGSVLRYKGAANLASPTGNKKEGAQQLEASIKAAPNYFGTKVLYADLGLRGDEEKAIKYLNEVINGNANAIPDIKPEQLLEQEKAKKLLAEDFN, encoded by the coding sequence ATGTTTAACAATTCAAATCGATTCTTACCTGTAGGAATCAGCCTAGTTGCAGCTTTACTTCTTACGGTGAATTGTGCTACTAGCAGAACAGTAACCTATACTAAGTCATTTATACCTAGAGATGCGAAGCCTGCTGCAATCCCTGCTTCCACTCTAAAATTATACAATAATAGACAAGTAAAGGCTGATCTTGCTCAATCAATTGATGAGCTTACAGCTTTTGTTGAAGCGAACCCAGGTCACTATGATGCTATGGTTATGCTATGCCGTGGTCATTACCTAATGGCTGATGGTCATTTATATATTGAAATCGCTCCTGACAAATCCAATGCAAAAGCGATTCAAAAAGAGCAAGGTAAACATTTTGACTTAGGTGTTAAATGGTGTGAGAGAGCTATGGCTACCAATGAAGCTTTCTACAAAAAAGTTGCTGTAGGTGGTGGGGATGTTGTAACAGCTTTACCTGACCTAACTATCAACGAAATTGATGCTCTCTATTGGTCTTATGCAAACCTTGCAAAATGGTCAAGAATCGAAGGTTTGATGACTCTACTTGAAAACAAATCTAAGTTCACAGCAATCGTTGCAAGAGTTGAATCCCTCAATCCAAAATACTTTCATGGTTCAGTTCTTCGTTACAAAGGTGCAGCTAACCTAGCTTCTCCTACTGGTAACAAAAAAGAAGGCGCACAACAATTGGAAGCATCTATCAAAGCAGCTCCAAATTATTTCGGAACAAAAGTCCTATATGCTGACCTTGGACTTCGTGGTGATGAAGAAAAAGCAATCAAGTATTTGAATGAAGTGATCAACGGAAATGCAAATGCAATTCCAGACATTAAACCAGAGCAGTTGCTTGAACAAGAAAAAGCTAAGAAGCTTCTAGCTGAAGATTTTAATTAA